The Pirellulales bacterium genome includes a region encoding these proteins:
- the vsr gene encoding DNA mismatch endonuclease Vsr, with translation MDTLTVEQRSTVMSRVRSKHTRPEIEVRRLLHRLGFRFRLHRRDLPGNPDIVLPRFRTVVFVHGCFWHRHAHCRKTTVPASNADFWAGKFLANKRRDRRVKNELRRKGWRVIVVWECEVQAPIRLSNHLDQLVRASGDP, from the coding sequence ATGGACACGCTGACGGTCGAGCAGCGCTCGACGGTGATGAGCCGGGTCCGCTCGAAGCACACTCGACCCGAGATCGAAGTGCGAAGGTTGCTCCATCGGCTCGGCTTTCGCTTCCGCCTGCACCGACGCGACCTGCCGGGCAATCCCGATATTGTCCTTCCGCGGTTCCGGACGGTCGTGTTTGTCCATGGGTGTTTCTGGCACCGCCACGCCCATTGCCGCAAGACGACCGTGCCGGCGTCGAACGCCGACTTTTGGGCCGGCAAATTCTTGGCGAACAAGCGACGCGACCGAAGGGTCAAGAACGAGTTGCGTAGAAAGGGATGGCGCGTGATTGTTGTGTGGGAGTGCGAGGTCCAGGCCCCGATTCGGCTATCGAACCATCTCGATCAACTTGTGCGCGCCAGCGGCGATCCATGA
- a CDS encoding BsuBI/PstI family type II restriction endonuclease: MSKRDDAKEILKSLGLPKQQQNERSCLTLLALAGLAEETPWSKAKRPLLRIWDIMGWMKEKYGKEYAANSRETVRRQTVHQFEQARLIDKNPDDPTRPTNSGETRYQLTNDAAEVLRAFERADFTKKCEKFLGRHGSLTKAYERARKLHKVAVTLPDGSKVELSPGLHNELQRLIVEEFAPRFAPGSLVVCLGDTAKKRLCVATEMLTALDVPEMNHDKLPDVVLYDRRRNWLFLIEAVTTHGPVSPKRHAELEAALRASKPGRVYVTAFMDMKSFSKYSSQIAFESDVWIASLPDHMIHYNGARFLGPYPPRDEAR, from the coding sequence GTGAGCAAGCGCGACGACGCCAAGGAAATCTTAAAGAGCCTTGGACTGCCGAAGCAGCAACAGAACGAGCGGTCGTGTTTGACTCTGTTGGCGCTGGCCGGCCTGGCTGAAGAAACGCCCTGGTCGAAAGCGAAGCGGCCGTTGCTGCGCATCTGGGACATTATGGGCTGGATGAAGGAAAAATACGGCAAGGAATACGCAGCCAACAGCCGCGAGACGGTCCGCCGCCAGACGGTCCATCAATTCGAGCAAGCGCGGCTGATCGACAAAAACCCTGACGATCCGACCCGCCCGACAAATAGCGGCGAGACGCGATACCAGCTTACGAACGATGCCGCTGAGGTTCTTCGCGCGTTCGAGCGAGCCGATTTCACGAAGAAGTGTGAGAAGTTCCTTGGGCGTCACGGAAGCCTGACCAAGGCATACGAGCGGGCACGCAAACTTCACAAGGTTGCTGTGACGCTCCCCGACGGGTCGAAGGTAGAGCTTTCGCCGGGCCTGCACAACGAGCTGCAGCGGCTGATTGTCGAGGAATTCGCCCCGCGTTTCGCGCCGGGATCGCTGGTCGTCTGCTTGGGCGACACCGCCAAGAAACGGCTTTGCGTCGCCACCGAGATGCTGACGGCCCTGGATGTCCCGGAGATGAACCACGACAAGCTGCCCGACGTCGTGCTCTACGACCGCCGTCGCAACTGGCTCTTCCTGATTGAAGCCGTCACGACGCATGGACCCGTCTCGCCAAAACGACACGCAGAGCTTGAAGCGGCATTGAGAGCCTCAAAACCTGGCCGCGTATACGTGACGGCGTTCATGGACATGAAGAGTTTTTCGAAATACTCCTCGCAAATCGCGTTTGAGTCGGATGTCTGGATCGCCAGCCTTCCGGATCACATGATCCACTACAACGGCGCAAGGTTCCTCGGGCCGTATCCGCCCCGCGACGAGGCACGATGA
- the dcm gene encoding DNA (cytosine-5-)-methyltransferase: MKTVELFSGIGGFRVAADARRIATVWANDICAKACSVYRHRFGADVLHEGNIAQFARAIPPHDLLTGGFPCQPFSSAGKKRGINDSRGTLFQFIVDILHEHHPKFFILENVKRLLTMESGLHFATILSSLAELDYTIEWRLLNAMHLGLPQNRQRVFIVGVAGREFELGDRRSVVSTRLAGAHDLAALRGHDLEDLADPSCWQPIEQHGRCFSNWGVAADGRFFARDLPQFSESTPFVPVSSVLEQDVSSEFDFTETTLRWIGKNTPVNRLVQGVEILSNQAGGARMGYTIFGVNGVAPTLTSTASRHYERYQVGDRYRRLTNVEYARIQGFADSHCSTVSVYDQYALIGNAVPPPMAGWVMDRLTAAISRKSLPRSRRQKALF, encoded by the coding sequence ATGAAAACCGTCGAGCTATTCTCCGGGATTGGTGGTTTCCGCGTCGCCGCGGATGCGCGCCGCATCGCGACGGTTTGGGCGAACGACATTTGCGCCAAGGCTTGTTCCGTCTATCGCCACCGGTTCGGCGCCGACGTTCTCCACGAGGGGAACATCGCCCAATTCGCACGTGCCATTCCGCCCCACGATTTGTTGACGGGCGGCTTTCCCTGCCAGCCGTTCAGCAGTGCCGGGAAAAAAAGGGGAATCAACGACTCCCGCGGCACTCTGTTCCAATTCATCGTGGACATTCTTCACGAGCACCATCCGAAGTTCTTCATTCTGGAAAACGTCAAGCGCCTTCTCACGATGGAGAGTGGCCTGCACTTCGCGACAATCCTCTCCTCGCTCGCGGAACTCGACTACACGATCGAATGGCGGCTGCTGAATGCCATGCACCTCGGCCTGCCGCAGAATCGGCAACGCGTTTTCATCGTGGGAGTCGCGGGACGCGAATTCGAACTAGGCGATCGACGATCGGTCGTCTCGACGAGATTGGCCGGCGCTCACGACCTGGCCGCCCTTCGCGGCCACGACCTCGAAGACCTGGCCGATCCGAGCTGCTGGCAACCCATCGAACAGCACGGCCGGTGTTTCTCGAACTGGGGGGTTGCGGCGGATGGGCGCTTCTTTGCCAGAGACCTTCCGCAGTTCTCCGAATCGACCCCCTTCGTCCCCGTCAGCAGCGTGCTGGAGCAAGACGTCTCCAGCGAATTCGATTTCACCGAGACCACCTTGCGGTGGATCGGAAAAAACACGCCCGTCAATCGGCTGGTTCAAGGAGTGGAGATCCTCAGCAATCAGGCCGGCGGCGCCCGTATGGGCTACACCATCTTCGGCGTCAACGGCGTGGCTCCCACCCTCACCTCCACCGCCAGCCGTCACTATGAACGCTATCAGGTCGGCGACCGCTACCGCCGCTTGACGAACGTCGAATACGCGCGAATCCAAGGCTTCGCGGACTCTCATTGTTCGACGGTGTCGGTGTACGACCAGTATGCGCTGATCGGCAACGCCGTCCCGCCGCCGATGGCCGGCTGGGTGATGGACCGACTCACCGCTGCGATCAGCAGGAAATCCCTTCCGCGGTCCCGACGTCAGAAGGCACTTTTTTGA